In a genomic window of Mycolicibacter heraklionensis:
- a CDS encoding nuclear transport factor 2 family protein, with translation MAVIDPSRTWAPLEKRLAETTNARHRAALEVVIEHMKGEASPDLDQVMGTLSAEPDYHFWMAGQDVGPKTTDGVRTYYTNFMATRTNVLEFAIDRLVVDDDCVVTEGDMKQLYPGALATAILGVEVDDPDADYLVVYRQVLLWPLDASGKIVGEDSYFAGVRSVTPVAREDLPQQYIDLVHAPAANAH, from the coding sequence GTGGCCGTCATCGATCCCAGCCGGACCTGGGCCCCCCTGGAGAAGCGGTTGGCCGAAACCACCAATGCGCGGCACCGGGCCGCGCTCGAAGTGGTGATCGAGCACATGAAGGGGGAGGCTTCGCCGGATCTCGACCAGGTGATGGGGACGCTGAGCGCCGAGCCGGACTACCACTTCTGGATGGCCGGTCAGGACGTCGGTCCGAAGACCACCGACGGGGTGCGCACCTACTACACGAACTTCATGGCGACCCGCACCAACGTGCTGGAGTTCGCCATCGACCGGCTGGTCGTCGACGACGACTGCGTGGTGACCGAGGGAGACATGAAGCAGCTGTACCCGGGCGCCCTGGCGACCGCCATTCTCGGGGTGGAAGTCGACGATCCCGACGCCGACTACCTGGTGGTGTACCGGCAGGTGCTGCTGTGGCCGCTCGATGCCAGCGGCAAGATCGTCGGCGAGGACTCCTACTTCGCCGGCGTGCGCAGCGTGACCCCGGTGGCCCGCGAAGACCTTCCGCAGCAGTACATCGATCTCGTTCACGCGCCAGCGGCGAATGCCCACTGA
- a CDS encoding AMP-binding protein has protein sequence MPTDIAGMLLDRLGDQHLGLRTRQRDWTWDDVVRESAARAALASSLRRDGPFHIGVLLDNVPDFVFWLGAGALAGGVIVGINPTRGDAEMAAEIRHADCQLIVTDTAGMDRLRGLDHGLDPERFLVIDQPGYAALVEEHRVEPAAAPGVGPGSLLLLLFTSGTTGASKAVKCSQGRLVRIAEMATTKFGHVRSDVDYCCMPLFHGNAIMALWAPALANGATICLTPKFSASQFLPDVRYFGATFFTYVGKALGYLLATTEQPDDADNALVRGFGTEASPQDQAEFLRRFGAVLHEGYGSSEGGNAAIPDPAAPPGALGRPAHAGIAIVDPQTRAECATAILDEHGRVSNADDAVGEIVDRTGARDFEGYYKNDAADSEKIRDGWYWTGDLGYRDEAGFLYFAGRRGDWIRVDGENTSALTIEQVLRRHPLIISAGVYAVPDPRSGDQVMGAVEVADPDSFDAAAFAEYLAAQPDLGRKGFPRFLRVSAGLPVTGSNKVLKRELQAQRWHTCEPVYRWVGRGTPEYTRMTDDDKRALDAEFTSYGRQSYLRGEG, from the coding sequence ATGCCCACTGACATCGCGGGGATGCTGCTCGACCGCCTCGGCGACCAGCATCTGGGGCTGCGCACCCGGCAACGGGATTGGACTTGGGATGACGTGGTGCGCGAGTCCGCTGCGCGTGCCGCGTTGGCGTCGTCGTTGCGCCGGGACGGACCGTTTCACATCGGCGTGCTGCTGGATAACGTCCCAGATTTCGTGTTCTGGCTCGGCGCCGGCGCGCTGGCCGGCGGGGTCATCGTCGGGATCAACCCCACCCGCGGTGATGCCGAGATGGCTGCGGAGATCCGCCACGCGGACTGCCAGCTGATCGTCACCGACACCGCCGGAATGGACCGGCTGCGCGGCCTGGACCACGGCCTGGACCCCGAGCGCTTCCTGGTGATCGACCAGCCCGGCTACGCCGCCCTGGTCGAGGAACACCGGGTGGAGCCGGCCGCCGCCCCGGGAGTGGGGCCGGGATCGCTGCTGCTGCTGCTGTTCACCTCCGGCACCACCGGCGCCTCCAAGGCGGTCAAGTGCAGTCAGGGCCGGCTGGTCCGGATCGCCGAGATGGCCACCACCAAATTCGGCCACGTGCGTTCCGACGTCGACTACTGCTGCATGCCGCTGTTTCACGGCAACGCGATCATGGCGCTGTGGGCGCCTGCGCTGGCCAACGGGGCGACGATCTGCCTGACGCCGAAGTTCTCCGCATCGCAGTTCCTGCCCGACGTGCGCTACTTCGGTGCGACGTTCTTCACCTACGTGGGCAAGGCGCTGGGCTACCTGTTGGCCACCACCGAACAGCCCGACGACGCCGACAACGCTCTGGTCCGCGGCTTCGGGACCGAGGCGTCGCCGCAGGACCAGGCGGAGTTCCTCCGTCGGTTCGGCGCGGTGCTGCACGAGGGCTACGGCTCCAGCGAGGGCGGCAACGCGGCGATACCCGACCCGGCGGCACCGCCCGGCGCGCTGGGCCGTCCGGCGCACGCGGGCATCGCCATCGTCGACCCGCAGACCCGTGCCGAGTGCGCCACGGCCATCCTCGACGAACACGGCCGGGTGTCGAACGCCGACGACGCGGTCGGCGAGATCGTCGACCGGACCGGGGCCCGCGACTTCGAGGGCTACTACAAGAACGACGCCGCGGATTCGGAGAAGATCCGCGACGGCTGGTACTGGACCGGCGACCTGGGCTACCGCGACGAGGCCGGCTTCCTGTACTTCGCCGGCCGCCGCGGCGACTGGATCCGGGTCGACGGGGAGAACACCTCCGCGCTGACCATCGAGCAGGTACTGCGCCGGCATCCGCTGATCATCAGCGCCGGCGTCTACGCGGTGCCCGACCCCCGCTCCGGCGACCAGGTGATGGGCGCTGTCGAGGTCGCCGACCCCGACAGCTTCGACGCGGCGGCCTTCGCCGAGTATCTGGCCGCCCAGCCCGACCTGGGCCGCAAGGGCTTCCCACGATTTCTGCGGGTCTCGGCCGGCCTGCCGGTCACCGGCTCGAACAAAGTGCTCAAACGGGAACTGCAGGCGCAGCGCTGGCACACGTGCGAACCGGTATACCGCTGGGTCGGACGGGGTACCCCCGAGTACACCCGCATGACCGACGACGACAAGCGTGCACTGGACGCCGAGTTCACGTCCTACGGCCGGCAAAGCTACCTGCGAGGTGAAGGGTAG
- a CDS encoding TetR family transcriptional regulator codes for MEVTVTDSPQCGTAIRAARRARGLTVRELARSLRVSPATVSAIENGKTGISVSRLHECAAALGVTPAQILAGTVSPPAPIPEDAPADVADSGHRDWRRFPPLALDSVLAAAIDAFVETGYHGSTMRDISARAGMSVPGIYHHYPDKQTLLVAILDLTMTELHWRVNAARAEAATGLHEVRLVVEALALFHTHRQKLAFIGASEMRSLTATNRQRIADSRNQLQHTLDAGIDRAARERDVDVADVLDRRIAGRAITTMCTSLPQWFNADGPATPEETARTYADFAVSLLSKPRGPGLGSPPPAPDGRM; via the coding sequence GTGGAGGTGACCGTGACGGATTCACCGCAGTGCGGCACCGCTATCCGCGCCGCCCGTCGGGCCCGGGGGCTGACAGTCCGAGAGCTTGCGCGATCCCTGCGGGTAAGCCCGGCCACCGTGAGCGCGATCGAAAACGGCAAGACCGGGATCTCGGTGTCACGTCTCCACGAGTGTGCCGCGGCGCTGGGCGTCACGCCGGCCCAGATCTTGGCGGGCACCGTCAGTCCACCGGCACCCATCCCGGAGGACGCGCCGGCCGACGTTGCCGACTCCGGTCACCGCGACTGGCGACGGTTTCCACCCCTGGCCCTAGACAGCGTCTTGGCGGCAGCCATCGACGCCTTCGTCGAAACCGGCTACCACGGCAGCACCATGCGAGATATCTCGGCGCGCGCAGGCATGAGCGTGCCCGGGATCTACCACCACTACCCGGATAAGCAGACGCTGTTGGTCGCGATACTGGACCTGACCATGACCGAACTGCACTGGCGGGTCAACGCGGCCCGTGCCGAAGCGGCGACCGGCCTGCACGAGGTGCGGCTGGTCGTCGAAGCCTTGGCCCTGTTCCACACGCACCGCCAGAAGCTGGCCTTCATCGGTGCCAGCGAGATGCGCAGCCTTACCGCGACGAACCGGCAACGTATCGCCGACTCGCGAAATCAACTGCAGCACACCCTCGACGCCGGCATCGACCGCGCCGCGCGGGAACGCGATGTCGACGTCGCCGATGTGCTGGACCGCCGGATCGCGGGACGCGCCATCACCACGATGTGCACCTCGCTGCCGCAGTGGTTCAACGCCGACGGCCCCGCCACGCCCGAGGAAACCGCACGCACCTACGCCGATTTCGCGGTCTCGCTACTCAGCAAGCCCCGCGGTCCCGGACTGGGTTCACCGCCACCGGCACCCGACGGCAGAATGTGA
- a CDS encoding SDR family NAD(P)-dependent oxidoreductase, giving the protein MSVLDKFRMDGKVVVVTGASSGLGVYFARAFAEAGADVVLAARRVEKLAEAADLVTAAGRAALPVATDVADPAASTRMVEAAIERFGRVDVLVNNAGIGTAHPATRETPEQFREVIDINLNGAYWAAQACGRVMEPGSSIVNISSVLGLTTAGLPQAAYAASKAGLIGLTRDLAQQWGSRKGIRVNAIAPGFFQSEMTDQYRPGYLDSVAHRIVLGRMGDPEDLAASVLWLASDAGGYVTGQTIAVDGGFTIN; this is encoded by the coding sequence GTGAGCGTACTGGACAAGTTCCGCATGGACGGCAAGGTCGTCGTGGTGACCGGGGCGTCCTCAGGCCTCGGCGTGTATTTCGCCCGGGCCTTCGCCGAGGCCGGTGCGGACGTCGTGCTGGCGGCGCGGCGGGTGGAGAAGCTCGCGGAGGCGGCCGATCTCGTGACGGCTGCCGGACGCGCAGCCCTGCCGGTGGCGACCGATGTCGCCGACCCGGCGGCGTCGACCAGAATGGTCGAGGCCGCCATCGAGCGATTCGGTCGGGTCGATGTGTTGGTCAACAACGCCGGCATCGGTACCGCGCACCCGGCCACCCGGGAAACCCCCGAGCAGTTCCGGGAGGTCATCGACATCAACCTCAACGGGGCCTACTGGGCGGCACAGGCTTGCGGACGGGTGATGGAGCCGGGTTCGTCGATCGTCAACATCTCCAGCGTCCTGGGCCTGACCACGGCCGGGTTGCCGCAGGCGGCGTACGCCGCCAGCAAGGCAGGACTGATCGGTCTGACCCGCGACTTGGCTCAGCAGTGGGGGAGCCGAAAAGGTATCCGGGTCAACGCGATCGCGCCCGGCTTCTTCCAGTCCGAGATGACCGATCAGTACCGCCCGGGCTACCTGGACAGCGTCGCTCATCGAATCGTGTTGGGCCGGATGGGCGACCCGGAAGATCTCGCAGCCTCGGTCCTGTGGCTCGCCTCGGATGCCGGTGGCTACGTCACCGGCCAGACCATCGCGGTCGACGGCGGCTTCACGATCAACTAA
- a CDS encoding PucR family transcriptional regulator, giving the protein MDPEPIRLSQLDSGADAVLRVVAYFDALVESSADAETVIRSAESVAQCPVSVRWISATEPEVRLERAGSAGHPLDEVFLDRVRHALRMAASRAGAAVRLGDPALLELVLSDNELPAERARAIRLLGLDESREVRVLAVSAGSPAEALRVVVRELGDQPVRSVTIGADTALLCYSSEDARTLSDRLDAAIVAAFPPPPPAQACRGPWVGIGAKTSVFDAAASWRQAQRGLRFASSTHYGRRAVAYERLSVLELLAELPLEQVLRHHDVARINAIAAKPSGAHDIDTTEAFCVLGSLRRTAAQLHLHHSTVAARIAHVESAMGWDLADPIDRFTATLVLFVRRIALSSAELSATEPTNVGKIR; this is encoded by the coding sequence ATGGATCCCGAGCCGATCCGGCTGTCCCAGCTGGATTCCGGTGCCGATGCGGTGCTGCGGGTCGTCGCGTATTTCGACGCACTGGTCGAGTCGAGCGCCGACGCCGAGACGGTGATCCGGTCGGCCGAGTCGGTCGCGCAGTGCCCGGTGTCCGTGCGATGGATCTCGGCGACCGAGCCGGAGGTCCGGCTGGAACGCGCGGGCAGCGCAGGGCATCCGCTCGATGAGGTCTTCCTGGACCGGGTGCGTCACGCGCTGCGCATGGCGGCATCGCGGGCGGGAGCCGCTGTCCGGCTGGGCGACCCGGCGCTGTTAGAACTGGTGTTGTCCGACAACGAATTACCGGCGGAGCGAGCCCGCGCGATCCGGCTGTTGGGTCTCGATGAGTCCCGTGAGGTTCGGGTGCTGGCAGTCTCGGCGGGCTCTCCTGCCGAGGCGTTGCGCGTCGTCGTGCGCGAACTGGGCGACCAACCGGTCCGCTCGGTCACGATCGGCGCCGACACGGCGCTGCTGTGTTACAGCTCCGAGGACGCCCGGACACTGTCGGACCGGCTGGATGCGGCCATCGTCGCGGCCTTTCCGCCACCCCCGCCCGCGCAGGCGTGCCGCGGGCCGTGGGTCGGGATCGGCGCCAAGACCTCCGTGTTCGATGCGGCGGCATCCTGGCGGCAGGCGCAACGGGGACTGCGGTTCGCTTCGTCCACGCATTACGGCCGTCGGGCGGTCGCCTACGAACGCCTCAGCGTGCTGGAGCTGCTCGCCGAGCTGCCGCTGGAGCAGGTGCTGCGACACCACGATGTGGCGCGCATCAACGCGATTGCGGCCAAACCGTCCGGCGCGCACGACATCGACACCACCGAGGCGTTCTGCGTGCTGGGGTCGCTGCGCCGCACCGCCGCCCAGTTGCACCTGCACCACAGCACGGTGGCGGCGCGCATCGCCCACGTCGAGTCGGCGATGGGCTGGGATCTGGCCGACCCGATCGATCGGTTCACGGCGACCCTGGTGCTCTTCGTGCGTCGTATCGCGCTCTCGTCGGCCGAGCTTTCCGCCACCGAACCGACAAACGTCGGGAAGATTCGGTGA
- a CDS encoding hydantoinase B/oxoprolinase family protein encodes MSATWQFWIDRGGTFTDIVARHPDGRLLTHKLLSENPEQYRDAAVAGIRALLQIEGDAPIPAGLIDAVRMGTTVATNALLERAGERTLLVITRGFRDALRIAYQNRPRIFDRHIVLPEQLYERTIEVDERVAADGTVLRAPDLEALAEQLRAAHADGIGACAVVCLHSYRNPLHERLIGELAREIGFTQISLSGEVSPLPKLIPRGDTAVVDAYLSPVLRRYVAQVADQLTGVRLMFMQSNGGLAAADHFRGKDAILSGPAGGIVGMVRMSALAGFDSVIGFDMGGTSTDVSHYSAGSGGYERVFTTEVAGVRLRAPMLHIHTVAAGGGSILHFDGSRYRVGPESAGADPGPACYRRSGPLTVTDANVMLGRIQPAHFPAVFGPAGDQPLDAATVKQSFADLADEILIATGDDRSPEQVAEGFLRIAVANMANAVKKISVAKGYDITRYALTTFGGAGGQHACAVADELGIRTVLVPPMAGVLSALGIGLADTTVIRERAIETRLGAATLADLREVANSLEHQARAELVAQHIPPDRTQVTHRVHLRYQGTDTSIPVELGSVAAMTSAFEDTHRGMYSFLMERPLIAEAVSVEATGLTEQPELFQRSDTGPSGQTSEVVRLYAGGAWHDAPLHRRESITDVVTGPAVIAEDNATTVVDDGWQAQLTADGQLVLRRLATAAPAAAGTAADPVLLEIFNNLFMAIAEQMGTRLEATAQSVNIRERLDFSCAVFDADGNLVANAPHIPVHLGSMGATVKEVIARRASTMRPGQVYAVNDPYHGGTHLPDITVVTPVYADSASAGDPVLFFVASRGHHAEIGGTTPGSMPADSRSVVEEGVLFDNWLLVDAGRFRERQTRDLLTGATFASRSPDTNLADLRAQVAANQKGIDEIRSMISHFGLDVVQAYMRHVQDNAEEAVRRVIDSLDDGEYRYQMDSGATIAVRVTVDRASRGATIDFGGTSPQLATNFNAPSSVATAAVLYVFRTLVADDIPINDGCLRPLQITIPDGTLLSPAYPAAVVAGNVETSQAITGALLAALRVQAEGSGTMNNVTFGNAGHQYYETLGSGSGAGEGFDGASVVQTHMTNSRLTDPEVLEMRFPVLLREYAIRHGSGGSGRWHGGDGGVRRMEFREPMTVSVLTGHRRVAPYGMAGGQTGALGRNRVERADGSATELAGCDSTDVGPGDVLVIETPGGGGYGKPH; translated from the coding sequence GTGTCGGCTACCTGGCAGTTCTGGATCGACCGCGGCGGCACGTTCACCGACATCGTGGCGCGCCACCCCGACGGGCGCCTGCTCACTCACAAGCTCCTCTCGGAGAACCCGGAGCAGTACCGCGATGCGGCCGTGGCCGGAATCCGCGCCCTGCTGCAGATCGAGGGCGACGCGCCGATTCCAGCTGGGCTGATCGATGCGGTGCGGATGGGCACGACGGTGGCCACCAACGCGCTGCTGGAGCGCGCCGGTGAACGCACCCTGCTGGTCATCACGCGGGGTTTCCGAGACGCGCTGCGCATCGCCTATCAGAATCGGCCGCGCATCTTCGACCGGCATATCGTGCTGCCTGAGCAACTCTACGAACGCACCATCGAGGTCGATGAACGCGTCGCCGCCGATGGGACTGTGCTGCGCGCGCCGGATCTGGAGGCCTTGGCCGAACAGCTGCGTGCCGCCCACGCCGACGGCATCGGCGCGTGCGCGGTGGTATGTCTGCACAGCTACCGAAATCCGTTGCATGAAAGGCTGATCGGCGAGCTGGCCCGCGAGATCGGCTTCACCCAGATCTCGTTGTCAGGTGAGGTCAGTCCGCTGCCGAAGCTGATCCCGCGTGGCGACACCGCCGTGGTCGACGCCTATCTGTCGCCGGTATTGCGCCGGTATGTGGCCCAAGTGGCCGACCAGCTCACCGGCGTGCGGCTGATGTTCATGCAGTCCAATGGCGGGCTGGCGGCGGCAGATCATTTCCGCGGCAAGGACGCGATCCTGTCCGGTCCGGCCGGTGGAATCGTCGGGATGGTTCGGATGTCGGCGTTGGCGGGCTTCGACTCGGTGATCGGTTTCGACATGGGTGGAACCTCCACCGACGTCTCGCATTACAGCGCTGGATCCGGCGGGTACGAGCGGGTGTTCACCACCGAGGTCGCCGGCGTGCGGCTGCGCGCACCGATGCTGCACATTCATACCGTCGCGGCCGGCGGCGGCTCGATCCTGCACTTCGACGGCAGCAGGTATCGGGTGGGGCCGGAGTCCGCAGGAGCCGACCCGGGACCGGCCTGCTACCGGCGCAGCGGACCCTTGACCGTCACCGACGCCAACGTCATGCTCGGACGCATCCAGCCGGCCCATTTTCCGGCGGTGTTCGGGCCGGCCGGCGACCAGCCGCTGGATGCCGCGACGGTCAAGCAGTCCTTCGCCGACCTGGCCGATGAGATCCTCATCGCCACCGGTGATGACCGCAGCCCCGAGCAGGTTGCCGAAGGGTTCCTGCGCATCGCCGTGGCGAACATGGCCAACGCGGTCAAGAAGATCTCAGTGGCCAAGGGCTACGACATCACCCGCTACGCCCTGACCACCTTCGGCGGCGCCGGCGGACAGCACGCGTGCGCGGTCGCCGACGAGCTGGGCATCCGCACCGTGTTGGTACCGCCCATGGCGGGCGTGCTCTCCGCACTCGGCATCGGGTTGGCCGACACCACCGTGATCCGCGAGCGCGCGATCGAAACCCGTTTGGGCGCGGCAACCCTCGCCGACCTGCGCGAGGTCGCGAACAGCTTGGAGCATCAGGCCCGCGCCGAGCTTGTCGCCCAACACATTCCCCCCGACCGAACCCAGGTGACCCACCGAGTTCACCTCCGTTACCAGGGCACCGACACCTCGATTCCGGTCGAACTCGGCAGCGTGGCCGCGATGACGTCAGCGTTCGAAGACACGCACCGCGGCATGTATTCCTTCCTGATGGAGCGTCCGCTGATCGCCGAAGCGGTCTCGGTCGAGGCGACCGGCCTCACCGAGCAACCCGAGCTGTTCCAGCGAAGCGATACCGGCCCTTCCGGTCAGACCAGCGAAGTCGTCCGCCTCTACGCCGGTGGCGCCTGGCATGACGCGCCGCTGCACCGGCGCGAGTCGATCACCGACGTGGTGACCGGACCGGCCGTCATCGCCGAGGACAACGCCACCACCGTCGTCGACGACGGTTGGCAGGCCCAGCTGACCGCCGACGGTCAACTGGTGCTGCGGCGGCTGGCCACGGCTGCGCCGGCTGCTGCCGGGACTGCGGCCGATCCGGTTCTTCTGGAGATCTTCAACAACCTGTTCATGGCCATTGCCGAGCAGATGGGAACCCGGCTGGAGGCCACCGCCCAGTCGGTGAACATCCGTGAGCGGCTGGACTTCTCCTGCGCGGTGTTCGACGCCGACGGCAATCTGGTGGCCAATGCACCCCATATCCCGGTGCACCTGGGATCGATGGGCGCGACGGTCAAGGAAGTGATCGCCCGCCGGGCTTCGACGATGCGGCCCGGCCAGGTCTATGCGGTCAACGACCCGTACCACGGCGGCACCCACCTGCCCGACATCACCGTCGTCACGCCGGTGTACGCCGACTCCGCGAGCGCGGGCGACCCCGTGCTGTTCTTTGTGGCCTCACGCGGTCACCATGCCGAAATCGGCGGGACCACACCGGGTTCCATGCCCGCTGACAGCCGATCCGTCGTCGAGGAGGGCGTGCTGTTCGACAACTGGCTGCTGGTCGACGCCGGCCGGTTCCGCGAACGGCAGACCCGCGACCTTCTCACCGGCGCGACATTCGCCTCGCGCAGCCCGGACACCAACCTCGCCGATCTGCGGGCGCAAGTCGCCGCCAACCAGAAGGGCATCGACGAGATCCGGTCCATGATCTCCCATTTCGGTCTGGACGTGGTGCAGGCCTACATGCGCCACGTCCAGGACAACGCCGAGGAGGCGGTCCGCCGGGTCATCGATTCCCTCGACGACGGCGAGTACCGCTATCAGATGGACTCCGGCGCGACGATCGCGGTGCGGGTCACCGTCGACCGCGCGTCCCGCGGCGCGACCATCGACTTCGGCGGGACATCGCCGCAGTTGGCGACAAACTTCAACGCGCCGTCCTCGGTGGCCACCGCCGCGGTGCTCTACGTGTTCCGCACTCTGGTGGCCGACGACATCCCGATCAACGACGGGTGCCTGCGCCCGCTGCAGATCACCATCCCGGACGGCACCCTGTTGTCGCCGGCCTACCCGGCCGCGGTGGTCGCCGGAAACGTCGAGACCTCGCAGGCCATCACCGGCGCGCTGCTGGCTGCACTGCGGGTGCAGGCCGAAGGATCCGGGACCATGAACAATGTCACGTTCGGCAATGCCGGCCATCAGTACTACGAGACGCTCGGGTCGGGGTCGGGCGCCGGCGAAGGTTTCGACGGCGCATCGGTGGTGCAGACCCACATGACCAACTCGCGGCTCACCGACCCCGAGGTGCTGGAGATGCGTTTCCCGGTGTTATTGCGCGAGTACGCGATCCGGCATGGCAGCGGCGGGTCCGGACGCTGGCACGGCGGCGACGGTGGGGTGCGCAGGATGGAGTTCCGTGAGCCGATGACCGTCAGTGTGCTGACGGGACACCGGCGCGTAGCGCCCTACGGCATGGCCGGCGGGCAAACCGGGGCGCTGGGACGTAACCGGGTGGAACGCGCGGACGGCTCCGCGACCGAGTTGGCCGGCTGCGATTCCACCGACGTCGGCCCCGGCGACGTGCTGGTGATCGAGACTCCGGGCGGCGGCGGGTATGGCAAGCCCCACTGA
- a CDS encoding phosphotransferase family protein: MTVEALDPVALRQYLIAHDVPVQGELTVELIAGGRSNLTFKVSDESSAWVVRRPPLGGLTPSAHDVGREFVVTDKLYGTGVPIARPVALDADGTVCGAPLTVTEFVTGRVYRHKDDLDTLSDAELAANAAALVRVLVDLHAVDYRAVGLESFGRPDGFLERQVRLWARQWELVKTPGNDDALSDDVTKLAAALADAIPQTSQPSVVHGDFRIDNTICDPERADVIRAVVDWELSTLGDPLTDIALMCVYRSPAFDLVFGHPAAWTSSRLPSADALAEEYARLSGRDLSDWNFYLALANFKIGVIAEGITHRAQHGAKDVQNAGEAAQAAPEFIAAARNALK, translated from the coding sequence GTGACGGTCGAAGCTCTGGATCCGGTTGCCCTGCGGCAATATCTCATCGCCCACGACGTTCCGGTTCAGGGTGAACTCACCGTCGAACTGATCGCCGGTGGCCGGTCGAATCTCACCTTCAAAGTCAGCGACGAGTCGTCGGCCTGGGTGGTGCGCCGCCCTCCGCTCGGCGGCCTTACCCCGTCGGCTCACGATGTGGGCCGCGAATTCGTGGTCACAGACAAGCTCTACGGCACCGGTGTTCCGATCGCGCGACCCGTGGCGCTCGACGCCGACGGCACGGTCTGCGGTGCGCCCTTGACCGTGACGGAGTTCGTGACCGGCCGGGTCTATCGCCACAAGGACGATCTGGACACCCTGTCGGATGCGGAACTGGCGGCCAACGCCGCGGCGCTGGTGCGGGTTCTGGTGGATCTGCACGCCGTCGACTACCGTGCTGTCGGGCTCGAATCCTTCGGCAGGCCAGACGGATTCCTGGAACGCCAGGTGCGCCTGTGGGCCCGCCAGTGGGAACTGGTCAAGACGCCGGGGAACGACGACGCGCTGTCTGACGATGTCACGAAGCTGGCCGCGGCACTGGCCGACGCCATCCCGCAGACATCGCAGCCCTCGGTGGTGCACGGCGACTTCCGCATCGACAACACCATCTGCGATCCAGAGCGGGCGGACGTCATCCGGGCCGTGGTGGACTGGGAGCTGTCCACCCTCGGCGACCCGCTTACCGATATCGCGCTGATGTGTGTCTACCGGTCACCGGCATTCGACCTGGTGTTCGGCCACCCCGCCGCGTGGACCAGTTCACGTCTGCCGTCGGCCGACGCCCTGGCCGAGGAATACGCCCGGCTGTCCGGCCGGGATCTGAGCGACTGGAACTTCTACCTGGCGCTGGCGAACTTCAAGATCGGGGTGATCGCCGAAGGAATCACCCACCGAGCTCAGCACGGCGCCAAAGACGTGCAGAATGCCGGCGAAGCGGCGCAGGCGGCGCCGGAGTTCATCGCCGCGGCGCGAAATGCGTTGAAGTGA
- a CDS encoding acyl-CoA dehydrogenase family protein has protein sequence MAIELSYSPEVSALVDKTRAFIDDVVLPVEDRFGGDIAAAGGDAAVKELQAAAREAGVFAPHAPVEYGGLGLNMSDRAPVFEAAGYSLFGPAAVNIAAPDEGNVHLLAEVASPEQKARYLAPLAAGDVRSAFAMTEPGPGAGSDPSALTTKAERRSGDWYISGHKWYITGADGAGFFIVMARTSGEAGQRGGATMFLVPADTAGLTVGRHISTLDRSMVGGHCEVFFDEVRVPDEAVLGEVDRGFEYAQVRLGPARMTHVMRWLGAARRGHDTALSHVVQRQAFGSALADLGMIQNMVADNEIDIAATRALLVRACWELDQGGNAGDATSIAKTFAAEAIFRIVDRSVQMCGALGVTEDLPPARLSREVRPFRVYDGPSEVHRWAIAKRRVGAARRALKDAAQ, from the coding sequence ATGGCGATCGAGTTGAGCTACTCGCCGGAAGTGTCGGCGCTCGTCGACAAGACGCGAGCTTTCATCGATGACGTGGTTCTGCCGGTGGAGGACCGCTTCGGTGGGGACATCGCCGCCGCGGGCGGGGACGCTGCGGTGAAGGAACTGCAGGCGGCGGCGCGAGAGGCAGGCGTGTTCGCGCCGCACGCGCCCGTCGAATACGGCGGACTGGGCTTGAACATGTCCGACCGGGCGCCGGTGTTCGAGGCCGCCGGCTATTCACTGTTCGGACCGGCCGCGGTGAACATCGCCGCCCCCGATGAGGGCAACGTGCATCTGCTGGCGGAGGTGGCCAGCCCCGAGCAGAAGGCTCGCTACCTCGCGCCGCTGGCAGCCGGCGACGTGCGATCCGCGTTCGCGATGACCGAGCCCGGGCCGGGTGCGGGCTCGGATCCGTCCGCGCTGACGACCAAGGCCGAACGCCGGTCGGGGGATTGGTACATCTCCGGCCACAAGTGGTACATCACCGGTGCCGACGGCGCCGGATTCTTCATCGTCATGGCCCGCACCTCCGGGGAAGCAGGTCAGCGCGGCGGCGCCACCATGTTCCTGGTCCCCGCCGACACCGCGGGTCTGACCGTCGGCCGACACATCTCGACCCTGGACCGGTCCATGGTGGGCGGCCACTGTGAGGTGTTCTTCGACGAGGTTCGGGTTCCCGACGAAGCGGTGCTCGGCGAGGTGGACCGCGGCTTCGAATACGCCCAGGTGCGTCTCGGGCCCGCGCGCATGACGCACGTCATGCGCTGGCTCGGCGCCGCGCGTCGTGGACACGACACCGCGCTGTCGCACGTCGTGCAGCGCCAGGCATTCGGATCGGCGCTGGCCGATCTGGGCATGATCCAAAATATGGTGGCCGACAACGAAATCGACATCGCGGCTACCCGGGCGCTGCTGGTGCGCGCATGCTGGGAACTGGATCAGGGCGGCAATGCCGGCGACGCGACGTCGATCGCCAAGACCTTCGCCGCCGAGGCGATCTTCCGGATCGTCGACCGCAGCGTGCAGATGTGCGGTGCGCTGGGCGTCACCGAAGACCTGCCCCCGGCGCGGCTCTCCCGCGAGGTGCGTCCGTTCCGGGTTTACGACGGGCCCTCGGAGGTGCACCGCTGGGCCATCGCCAAGCGGCGAGTCGGGGCGGCGCGGCGAGCGCTCAAGGACGCCGCGCAGTGA